From Halalkalicoccus subterraneus, the proteins below share one genomic window:
- a CDS encoding ABC transporter ATP-binding protein, with amino-acid sequence MTDLLHADDLVIQRGGQAILDGVSITIDRDSSTLIQGPSGSGKTTLFNVLGLLDSPTAGSLVVDGTDVSEASERKRARIRRETVGFVFQDFRLIGDLTARENAALPQEHRGKRDEAWLETVFEELDITDLVDQYPATLSGGEKQRVAIARALANRPDVILADEPTGQLDPETAERVLDLLFDLRDRTEMALVVISHDRRLADRFDRVLLLDDGTLTERTPAQPAQAPAVR; translated from the coding sequence ATAACCGATCTACTCCATGCCGATGACCTCGTTATTCAGCGTGGTGGGCAAGCGATTCTGGACGGGGTGTCGATCACAATCGATCGGGACAGCAGCACCCTGATTCAAGGCCCTAGCGGGTCAGGGAAGACGACGCTGTTCAACGTGTTGGGACTGCTCGATTCCCCAACAGCCGGCTCGCTCGTCGTCGACGGGACCGACGTCAGCGAAGCATCGGAACGGAAACGGGCCCGAATCCGCCGTGAAACCGTCGGGTTCGTCTTTCAGGACTTTCGACTTATCGGCGATCTGACTGCCCGCGAGAACGCCGCGCTCCCGCAAGAACACCGCGGGAAGCGCGACGAAGCGTGGCTTGAGACGGTCTTCGAGGAACTCGACATCACTGATCTGGTCGATCAGTACCCCGCGACGCTCAGCGGCGGCGAGAAACAGCGTGTCGCCATCGCCCGCGCGCTGGCGAATCGACCCGACGTCATCCTTGCCGACGAACCGACCGGCCAGCTTGATCCCGAAACCGCCGAGCGGGTTCTCGACCTCCTGTTCGACCTGCGGGACCGGACGGAGATGGCGCTGGTCGTGATCAGCCACGACCGCCGATTGGCTGACCGATTCGACCGGGTTCTGCTCCTCGATGACGGAACGCTGACCGAGCGAACGCCAGCGCAACCCGCCCAAGCACCGGCAGTTCGCTGA